The nucleotide sequence ctatcatatctatctatctatctatcatatctatctatctatcatatctatctatctatcatatctatctttctctctctatctatctatctatctatctatctatcatatctatctatctatcatatctatctatctatctatctatcatatctatctatctatctatctatcatatctatctatctatctatctatcatatctatctatctatctatcatatctatctatctatctatctatctatctatcatatctatctatctatctatctatcatatctatctatctatcatatctatctatctatcatatctatctatctatcatatctatctatctatctatctatctatctatcatatctatctatctatctatcatatctatctatctatcatatctatctatctatcatatctatctatctatctatctatctatctatctatctatctatctatctatctatctatcatatctatctatctatctatctatctatcatatctatctatctatctatctatctatctatcatatctatctatctatcatatctatctatctatctatctatcatatctatctatctatctatctatcatatctatctatctatctatctatctatctatctatctatcatatctatctatctatcatatctatctttctctctctatctatctatctatctatctatctatcatatctatctatctatctatcatatctatctatctatcatatctatctttctctctctatctatctatctatctatcatatctatctatctatctatcatatctatctttctctctctatctatctctctctctctctctcctctctctctctctctcttctctctctctctctctctctctctctatctctctctctatctctctctctctctcctctctctctctctctcttctctctctctctctatctatctatctatctatctatcatatctatctatctatctatctatctatcatatctatctttctctctctaaatatttctgtatttcttacGATTTAAATTTCCAATTTACACGATACCCTCATTTTCCTAACAGCACCATACTGATGCATAGTAACCAAACTCACACCACAATTACTCCATCATTGGTTCATCTTATTCCACAACAGTTCCGAAAAGACGACGTGCTGGTGATGACGTACCCGAAGTGTGGAACAACGTGGACGCAGGAAATCGTGTGGACAATGAGGAACAACCCTGACCTGAACAACCCAGAGGCAGATGCAGAGGCCATGGATCGCGTCCCCTTTATTGAGTATGTTctcgtgggagagagggagagggagagggagagggagagggagagagagagggagagggagagggagagggagagggagagggagagggagagggagagggagagggagagggagagggagagagagagagagagagagagagagagagagagagagagagagagagagagagagagagagagagagagagagagagagaggagagagagagagagagagagagagagagagagagagagagagagagagagagagagagagagagagagagagagcctacttCGACAATAACCGCTACTACCAAGCGAACCAAAGCATAGAATCGGCTATCACATAAAATTAATCAATAATTTCTTAATGTACAGCCAGTCAATATTGACTAAACGCATAATGATCATtcattaatatgtgtatacattctaatactgtcacacatacacatactgtctttaatataaacagacatgcgtatacacacgcacagtataTTATGAACACACAGTAGGTGTTTTCCTTTAACCCTTCTCTTCTGCTTATTTTACCCTTTATTTCCCTGTAGTTTCTGCGAGATAGTAAACGCAACAAGAGTGACGTATAAGGGGCTTTGCGATGAAGGGAACTTTAAAATCGTATAGAATTCGGCGGTGTTTAAAAAAACGACGCCtgacccatcccctcccccaccagtgTGGACATGTTCATGCCCGTCAGCGAGGAGATGGTCTCGATCTCCAAAGCCTTCAAGAAACTGTGTCCCGGAGGCGACCTTCGCGACGGGGAGATGATCCAGCTCGCGGAGGCCATGGCTAGTCCGCGAACCCTGAAGACCCACCTGccgttctctctcatttctcccggTGTCATGGATCATGCGAAGGTAGTGAGgtagttggatttttttttctttctttttgatgtttatatatctattttctttctttctttctttttctttttttcgaggtTAAATATGGTGAGGGTTGTATATTTGGGGCACGAGACTCGAAGGGAAAGTTTGtaatctttcatttttgtttttgtttttatcactctctcattatataatttcgttttcttacaatttgtttctttttatttgtgaaagggaaggtttctgGTTCATTTTGCACCCTCACAATACTGATGTTTGGTTGTTAGTATTTTATCCACTTATCTCCCAGTTAATTTTATctaaaatattatcatatttatgtggCATAGTCTGACTGAACGTATATTTATTAAAGAAATATCTTCCGCGAGGAATATACAGCCTAGTGTGTTCTTTGTCAAAATACCCccggaagaaaaagggaagaaagtaaaCATATTTAGTAAATACGCCCCAGAATATAAAATCGAGAAAATCAGGAGTATGAGAACCGTTTCTTAAATAAAGCGACTTTCAACAGGTGGTTTACGTGGCCAGGAACCCGAAGGACACGATGATCTCGTACCTGCACCACCACCGCCTCTTCCGCGAGCAGGAATTCGTGGGTTCCCTCGAGAAGTTCGTCGATTATTTCGTTAAAGATGATCGTAAGTTAAATTCGacctggaaaaaaaggaaaggagaatatcAATATGTTCCCACTGGCCTAAGAGCTTTATTAagtgcctattctctctctctctctctctctctctctctctctctctctctctctctctctctctctctctctctctctctctctctctctctttctttctttctctctcccttcccacacactctctctctcttctttgattAACATCTCTTGATACCTCTCTGCCCCCAGTGGTGTACGGGCCGTACTGGCTGCACCTGAAGGAGGCGTGGCAGAGGCGCGACCACCCCAACCTGCACTTCGTCTTCTACGAGGACCTCAAAGCGGACATCAAGGGCGAACTGAAGAAGCTGGACGCCTTCCTCGGGACGGGGCTCTCCGAAGACCAGCTCGATAATGTGAATATCTTTccgtatttatttagttatttatctgtaGTTCAGTGTTTCCACACATAATATTGCTATCCACACATAAAATTGCTATCTGTCTTTTTTATGAACTAAACACCTTTATTCAAGTCAttcacattatttttgttatcatgattataatcagttATTATGATCGTTACCACAGATATATTGGTTTACGTTTTTCCCATTAGATATTCGAATACTCTGGTATACACCCTCACCTTCGCGGCATCTCTCTTAAACTCAACCACAGGTCGCCAAATTCACCAGCTTCGGGGAGATGAAggccagagaagagaaaaatctcGACAAAGATTACATGAACAACGATGCCTTCGTTAATCAGGATGTCCGCAAGAAGGATGGAGGATTCTTCAGACAAGGTGGGCATTCACTTTCTTAAGGAGAGAGAGTATTAAAGGTACTTCTGAAATCAATTATGGGAAATACttggtttttgtttgttcattgatttgttttactattgGGATAACTAAGTATCTGTGCCTCTGATTTCTATCTTCTGCATTTAATTATACGCACATTTTGCTGATATAAAAGGTCCAGTTAATCCCAcactaattttcaataaataacaacaagaaagcaAGATAATCAGTAGTTATtgctttatgttttgttttatacacTCAGCAGGTTCTTAACGGATTCATTATCATTGCAAGAAAACTGACCCAATTTTCCAAGTACATAGTTATATGTAAAAGCatttatcagtatttatataCCTGTTTCAAATATATGATGACTGAgcataatgttaatcataattgcACTGTAATAATCTTCCAGGCAAGGCAGGCGACTGGAAGAATAAGCTGACTCCAGAGTTGGTCGGGAAAATGGAAGATTGGATCAGCCAGAAGTGTGATTTTGGAATAAGTTTTGCGTAAGCGAAAAGCGTGACGATTTCCCGAACAGGAATTTGAGCAATTCGTAATCTGAAAAGGAAGACAcggcagtaataaaaaaaaatatattcatataaatttctatgtgtattattttttctgcCAAATCGCCATTGTATCAGATTCATACGACGGTTGTATTTCCCAAATGAAAAAATACAATCTAATAgcagttttgttttatatttgtattagcaCATTATATGTAATAAAACATATTCACAATAATGTAGTCTCTGTTATGAAAATTATTTGTGGAATTTGAAATAATCATTGTGTCTCTGAGTGCAAAGGAATaaaaatgtatgtgcgtgtattcattatatatttacaagtcTGAATGTCCTTGTGTTTACTTAAGTAAGTCAGTATTTCAAGTTCGTTTTGTGTTTCTTTATCCAGGGTTCAACCTCGTGGTCTGTAGGAGCAAAACATATCTACTATAAATGATCTACTTCTCCGTTCTTAAAACACTATATGTCGAATATCTTATTGGGAAAAGAAACCATATAACCAAATGGCGAAGTTTCACAGCTCGGAGACGGAAAACAATATGTGAAACGAACATATTTCCAAGTAATTCATCAAATAAGAAACATGTAACAACTTcactaaaatatatttttttcctatacaaagaaaacgaacacacacatacactcatacatatatatatgtgtgtgtgtgtgtgtgtgtgtgtgtgtatatatatatatatatatatacacacacacacacacacacactcttaacaTTGATTGTGACTGGGCGGTTATAAAGGCTTGACTCTTATTACGggagagtacaacacagtgatgggaacacacgagacgagtcttgggtaagcgctgagtgtggGGGTCGcgggcgccgaccagccctgtgggggcggaaggctggtgatatgacctgaggcCGGCGGGCGCTGAGGCACGActgagaggtcaaacaaggtcagataaacatGTCATCTATGTGGTCTTTGTCTAATGGCTtatacaaatcgtgcttatgaacatggtatacacaaacacacacatatatatacatgtgtgtgtgtgtgtgtgcgtgcgtgtgtgtgtgtgtgtgtgtgtgtgcgcgtgtgtgtgtttatgtgtgtgtgtgtgcgtgtgtgtgtgtgtgtgtgtgtttgtgtgtgtgtttatgtgtgtttgtgtgcgcgcgtgtgtgtgtttatacatatatatatatatatatatatatatatatataatacatacacacacacacacacacacatacatacattaatgcatacttatctatctttctatatatatgcatatacataaacatatgtgtgcttatgtatatatatatatatatacatatacatatatacacatacatacatatgtatatatataaatatgtatgtatataaataaatataagtgtgtgtgtgtgtgtgtgtgtgtgtgtgtgtgtgtgtgtgtgtgtgtgttaatatgtcaGTCATttgacaaaatgtaaaaaaaaaatcaatatattatatcacagtcattctacaaattatatttatttgtacatttacTTATTTTCGTATTTCCTTAATAAAGACGGAAATAAAGTTACTTCGTCATATACGTATAGAGAAGAGGGTGGCATTCACGTAAGATATTCcaccagacagataaatatgttaTCGTACTTCGATAAGTGGTCAAACATCCCTGTTAAGGAAAACGCCGGGCCAAAGCATCATATTTCACGGGTCAAATTTGTTTAAATGTGCACCAAAGTATATATGAAACAGGACTCACTGCATTATTGAAAATTAGATGAATGGTTAGAGTCAGTACCGGAACAGCCACCAACAATAGGTACTGCTGGAAGATATAACAAGTAACCAGGTtgtcagtatgattattatcatctttatactcGATAtgccgtttttattattgttattatcaatgttgcctTTGttttcattgcaattatcatcattattgtcttagtTATCTTAAATCAAAACTGTCAATATAATTAGTTTTAAATTCCGAAGAAGATTTAATAAGGATGTTTACTCTGCAGCCTTCGATTATAATTATGAAGTGATCATTACTTCGAtagtgttatcatcagtattaatagcataaatataatgatagtgattatcgtTATTCCTACCATCATTAGGATCACTCTTGTTGTTACTTATATTACGGGTACAGTAATTTCTAT is from Penaeus chinensis breed Huanghai No. 1 chromosome 36, ASM1920278v2, whole genome shotgun sequence and encodes:
- the LOC125044836 gene encoding sulfotransferase 1C4-like; its protein translation is MLFDGPHDRFPSTKLAEFQASREFYHIVEYKTPSLDSGHAASVLEGEEWASLSKDFPSYHGGLVRISPGRWLYPARFCDLGNKLYNFKFRKDDVLVMTYPKCGTTWTQEIVWTMRNNPDLNNPEADAEAMDRVPFIDVDMFMPVSEEMVSISKAFKKLCPGGDLRDGEMIQLAEAMASPRTLKTHLPFSLISPGVMDHAKVVYVARNPKDTMISYLHHHRLFREQEFVGSLEKFVDYFVKDDLVYGPYWLHLKEAWQRRDHPNLHFVFYEDLKADIKGELKKLDAFLGTGLSEDQLDNVAKFTSFGEMKAREEKNLDKDYMNNDAFVNQDVRKKDGGFFRQGKAGDWKNKLTPELVGKMEDWISQKCDFGISFA